From the Rhodoferax sp. WC2427 genome, one window contains:
- a CDS encoding bifunctional rhamnulose-1-phosphate aldolase/short-chain dehydrogenase, translated as MSTPTTAPFPTWNDAHAATLDASGLLLYRSNLLGSDLRITNYGGGNTSAKLVQKDPLTGQDATVLWVKGSGGDVGSMKLDGFSTLYMDKLNALQKLYRGPQFEDEMVAYLPHCTFNLNPRAASIDTPLHAYLPFAHVDHMHPDAVIAIAAMAHSEALTAKIFEGTVGWLPWRKPGFELGLMLQRYQAAHPDQRGLVLAGHGLFTWGDTAKSCYENTVGVIAHAQNWLGRETAARKAVAFGGVARASLATAAQDATLARVLPVLRGLASKSGHKLMHVDRQPAVMEFVNSVQLAPLAAMGTSCPDHFLRTKIRPLILEAAVYQLEGAALAAALEEKLAAYRADYAAYYDRCKRPDSPALRDANPVIILLPGIGMVSIAKDKATARIAGEFYINAINVMRDANAIDTYVGLPEQEAFDIEYWLLEEAKLQRMPKAKPLVGKVALVTGGAGGIGRAIVERFLNEGACVALLDIDVEALESTRAALAQRYGKDVVRSMVCDVTSEDSVIAAYVQATLEFGGVDILVSNAGIASAAPIEDTSLALWMRNQNILATGYFLVGRECFRLMKAQAIGGAMVYIASKNGMVASAQASAYCAAKAAEIQLSRSFALEGAPLGIRSNVVNPDAVIRGSKIWTGAWSQERAAANKISEEELEAFYRDRSMLKRSVFPEDIAEATYFLASDLAAKSTGNIINVDAGNLAAFPR; from the coding sequence CCATGCGGCCACACTGGATGCGTCCGGCCTGCTGCTGTACCGCTCGAACCTGTTGGGCTCCGACCTGCGCATCACCAACTACGGCGGTGGCAACACCTCGGCCAAGCTGGTGCAAAAAGACCCGCTGACCGGGCAGGACGCCACCGTGCTGTGGGTCAAGGGCTCGGGCGGCGACGTGGGCTCGATGAAGCTCGACGGCTTCAGCACCCTGTACATGGACAAACTCAATGCGCTGCAAAAGCTGTACCGCGGCCCGCAGTTTGAAGACGAGATGGTGGCCTACCTGCCGCACTGCACCTTCAACCTGAACCCGCGCGCCGCCAGCATCGACACGCCCCTGCACGCCTACCTGCCCTTCGCCCATGTGGACCACATGCACCCCGACGCGGTGATTGCGATTGCCGCCATGGCCCACAGCGAAGCGCTGACCGCCAAGATTTTTGAAGGCACCGTGGGCTGGCTGCCCTGGCGCAAGCCCGGCTTCGAGCTGGGCCTGATGCTGCAGCGCTACCAGGCGGCCCACCCCGACCAGCGCGGTTTGGTGCTGGCGGGCCACGGCCTGTTTACCTGGGGCGACACGGCCAAGAGCTGCTATGAGAACACCGTGGGTGTGATCGCCCATGCGCAAAACTGGCTGGGCCGCGAGACCGCAGCCCGCAAGGCCGTGGCCTTTGGCGGCGTGGCGCGGGCATCGCTGGCCACCGCCGCGCAAGACGCCACCCTGGCCCGTGTGCTGCCGGTGCTGCGCGGCCTGGCTTCCAAGAGCGGCCACAAGCTGATGCATGTAGACCGCCAGCCTGCGGTGATGGAATTTGTGAACAGCGTGCAACTGGCCCCGCTGGCCGCCATGGGCACCTCCTGCCCCGACCATTTCTTGCGCACCAAGATCCGCCCGCTGATCCTGGAAGCCGCCGTGTACCAGCTCGAAGGCGCCGCCCTGGCCGCCGCGCTGGAAGAGAAACTGGCGGCCTACCGCGCCGACTACGCCGCCTACTACGACCGCTGCAAGCGCCCCGACAGCCCGGCCCTGCGCGATGCCAACCCGGTGATCATTTTGCTGCCCGGCATCGGCATGGTGTCGATTGCCAAGGACAAGGCCACGGCGCGCATTGCCGGTGAGTTTTACATCAACGCCATCAACGTGATGCGCGATGCCAATGCCATCGACACCTATGTGGGCCTGCCCGAGCAGGAGGCCTTCGACATCGAATACTGGCTGCTCGAAGAAGCCAAGCTGCAGCGCATGCCCAAGGCAAAGCCTCTGGTCGGCAAGGTGGCGCTGGTGACCGGCGGCGCAGGCGGCATTGGCCGCGCCATCGTCGAGCGCTTCCTGAACGAGGGTGCCTGCGTGGCCCTGCTGGACATCGACGTGGAAGCGCTGGAAAGCACCCGCGCCGCGCTGGCCCAGCGCTACGGCAAAGACGTGGTGCGCAGCATGGTGTGCGACGTCACGTCCGAAGACTCGGTGATTGCCGCCTACGTGCAGGCCACGCTGGAGTTTGGCGGGGTAGACATTCTGGTGTCCAACGCCGGTATTGCCTCCGCCGCACCCATCGAAGACACCAGCCTGGCGCTGTGGATGCGTAACCAGAACATCCTGGCCACCGGCTACTTCCTGGTGGGCCGCGAATGTTTCCGTCTGATGAAGGCCCAGGCCATCGGCGGTGCCATGGTGTATATCGCCAGCAAAAACGGCATGGTGGCCAGCGCCCAGGCCAGCGCCTACTGCGCGGCCAAGGCGGCCGAGATCCAGCTCTCGCGCAGCTTTGCGTTGGAAGGCGCACCGCTGGGCATCCGCTCCAATGTGGTCAACCCCGACGCGGTGATCCGCGGCAGCAAGATCTGGACGGGTGCCTGGAGCCAGGAGCGCGCCGCCGCCAACAAGATCAGCGAGGAAGAACTCGAAGCCTTCTACCGCGACCGCTCCATGCTCAAACGCAGCGTGTTCCCCGAAGACATTGCCGAAGCC